AAGTTATAAATGAGtagtttttgtctttttgtctttttgttatCATTAGGTGTTAGTGTTCACCGTTTGctcatattatttctttttataagaTAATCATTCGCATATATGTATGTTAAAGAtgactaataaatattttcattgttGTATTAGGATGGAATCAGGAGAAGCATCGCAGCCACAAAAAGTTAAGAGCGGATATTTTCCATGGACATCTCAAGAGAGTCACTTGTTGAAACGTCTTCTTGTTGATGGTATCAGACGAGGATGGCGTGATTCAAATGGCTCCTTGACCAAAAGAACAATAGAGACAAAGGTATTACCGATTCTAAACAAACAGCTCAGGTGCAACAAGACTTACAAGCATTACTTGAATCGAATGAAATCCTTGAAAAAAGAATATCATAGTTACACAGACCTGCTTCGATTTAGCTCTGGTTTTGGGTGGGATCCCGTAACTAAACAATTCACAGCTCCCGACGAAGTATGGGAAGAATATCTTAAGGTAATTTTTGTAACTCccttttaaagttttaatagctttttatttattttttaaatattttcactaatgaACATATAACATTTACATTTTTATCAGGCACATCCAAATAATGATAATATGAAGACTAAAACCTTTGAAGCTTTTGAAGACTTAGAAGTCATTTTTGAAAGTGCTACAGCAAGGGGAAACAACGCATTTGGACTTGGTGGTGATGCAACTGCTGAAGCTTTTGAAGTTGAAAATGATGTTCAAGAAAGAGAAGATGTGAACCATATGGAAAATGGTACTGAGTCTAATGAGACAACATGTAGACCTTCTAAAGAAAAGTTGCCTTCTAGGAAGAGAGCTAAACCCAGTGGTGATGGAGAACCATCAGAATCGATTAACCTTGGTGAGCATTCTGAAAAAGTGCTAAGTGAAATGATTGGAGTAAGCACTAACATCATGAATCTTATGCAACAAAGAGAAGAAAGGCATCAAAAAGAAGCTGAAGAAAGAGAATCTGAGAAGAGAAAGAATAACATTTGGGATGCTATCAAAGAGATTCCTGGTCTGGAAAGAGATATCTGCTATGATGCAGTAACCAAAATTCATaccttgaatatgaaagatgtcTTTCTTAGCATGTCCGTTGAAGAGCGCTTGGGTTGGATCCGTCGTAACGTTTAGGGTATTATTTAAGCTTTAGCTATGCATCTAATAAAGTTCACGTATGAATTTGAATAATTGTGCTCAGAGTAGTAgtcattttttagtttttatttatttgaataatctcttttgtctcagtcCCATAATAAAGGATCCAAGCTTTTTTATGTGTTATATAAGCTTTTTCTGTGTTATACGTGATCAGTCCGATATCAAATATCACACTAAACACTGAACTATATAAACGATTAAAGAAAGTATCACATGGAGAGTGAAAGAGAAACATCCAGTgtgataatataatttatattgtagAGAATCATTTgcaattgttttaaattttgcaaCAAACTtccaaattcaaatttatatatggtGCTTTTTCTTTAATAAGTTGTTTGAATTAGTCAACAATGTCATACTATCCcatgaaaatagaaacaaatgtCATACAACAAACTtccaaattcaaatttataaggGTGATTTCCTTTAATATTAGTCAAGAATGTCATACGATCGTAACTATCCCAACAAAATAGTACCTACATGAAAGCatcaaattttaaacttaaCTTTACGAGCTTTATATATAACCCGtgtatcaaaatcaaaaacaaaacttaagaGAACaaatcgacaaaaaaaaattcggtTTCTTAATAGATTACCTTTTCatggatcaaaattttcacGAAGAGAGAGACATCATGATGGATATCGAGCAAACAGAAAATGATGATTTTGAGGCGAGCATATTTCTTATGGTGGTGATGGTTGCTATTGGAGCTCAGTTTCAAAACTCAAGAAAGTATCTCATGGGTCAAAATTCTATAGAACGTCCCCTTCGCCGGCCAGTCACAATGCTCGGAGAACTATACATACAGAAGGTATTAAATGAGGATCCATAGATCTTATTGATTAGTATTATGCATTTTAATAAATTGCTACAGTCACTAAACTTTTGTAGTAGTAGTAAcgcttatttttttactttcagTTTTATCactaataaaataatgtttgttACCTTTTCAAtaggaaaaattcaaaaatctcaTTGATTTTGGAACGTGCATTCTTTTAAAATCCATAAGAAAAAGCAAACATGGGAATTATGTAAATGCATTAAAATCTCATCAAGTCTTATAAACTACAgcaaaaattactatttatgaattctttcaaattctaTTAAATTCTTTGATTGAATACCACCtccttataccccttgggttaattaatccaaaccttagggtttagaagttaaggggtggggttttggaattaagatttaaaattttataaaaaataaatactaaaataaaaaataaaaattttaaaaacagtttcaaaaagtatttataaaaagaaaatttgaaaaaaaaataaaaaaaaatttcaaaaaaaaatttcaaaaaaaaattataaaaatttcgaatctgaaaacatataatctgaaactataaaaaatttctttttttcattttttttttattttttttatttttattttatttatttttatttatttttgtttgtttatttaattttaaaccaaggtagtttaccctttaatgaatgttatttttgtgactttctccttctagtgccctttttgatacataaacttcaaaaggtgctattattgacaattgccctaaaTTTATtctcataaaaataaattattttttctttttaagtttttatattagtataaatacatatatatctcATATTACTTATGGTTTCTTGAGATCGTTCACActttgtgaaaatatattaataatcttGTGGTAAAGAGATTTTAAAGAATTTATCATTGAACAGTTATATTGTCTTTTGACTtatgaaactatatttttatttctaagtcAATCTAATAATTTGCTGTAAAAAAAGTtgatctaattatttatttaaatgttatACATGCAGATTTATTATGGTGAATCAAGTAACTAACTTTTCATTACtatttgatatttattcaaataattttaaatatagtaaattAAGATTATCTGTgataaattatttgtataaaaatctaattgtttCTTAAATCTTTACGTAAAGATTAACAATTTTTCCACAAAATGTGGTATAATACAGATTCTTAACCCAATTAATATCCTACTCTATTAGTAGATTAAGTAATTAAGTCAATATtaagtatattatataattaatgtgtATATTAAATGGTAGAACTATGAATAAGTCCAAAACTTAAATGACAACTTTcatggtagataaaaatatgactctattttaatagagtacaCTAGATTTTGAACCACGTTTGAGAAACACGggtttgtttttgaaattaaatatgttttttaaaaataaatttttatataagtttgTGTATAGGCTTGGGCACATTTATCCGAAACCGCGACCTGGAtcgtacaaaaataaaaaagaaaacgaaaagtacaatataactgaatattataaataaccAAGGAAATCATATATCTCTAAGACCAAGATTTTAACACCGAACCGAGAATCAAATGGGTACCTGAATTTAAAAATTATCcgaattattaaatattttaatttgtacacctttttaaacccaaaattatcatatagaaattataaaatgagttAAATCTATTGTTACCAAAAATCTTggtaaaaaatataagtataattgTTTTGATACTTTGGTTGATAGAAATAAGTAAAATGATGTATTAGTGTCGTAATAAATAAACTTGTAGACCAAGtaagataattattttttgttttttttgttttgataatcGTATCTCTAGtatattattaacaaaaaaatcttagaATATATCTACTTAGCATATTCACaatatattcattttttgtTAACATATTCTTACAATTTAAagctttaattttaaatttgtaattatCAACCAATCTTATGGTTTAAATAATATGTAACTGTTTCAAGAATATGTATATGTGATGTAATGTTTTGATGTATTTGAATGTAAGAGTACGATTGTATAACAAACAGTGTGATGAAGAATGTGGTATGATTGTGTCAAATGGTGGTCTAGGTCTTTAACATAGTCATGTTTGACTTTTGAATAAGTGACATTTGAATAAGAGTTTAGACATCTTGTATTTTTTCTTCGAAGAGAAGACATGTAAGGTCAACATAAGACATTAAGGAGctctttcatttaaaaaaaaacagtctgATCAATGGCAAGATGGAGTGTAATGTTTCATAGTTCGTAGGTCAATAGAATGacataattttgtatattagGATAGATCAGTCACGTTATAATCTTAATGGGACATGTTTAGAAGTCGTTGGTGGCCAATAGAATTGATATAGTTTtggtataatattttattaatttgtaaatatatggtgtaatatttttgatttgtttgttagaGCAAAAAACAGGTATAGATGTGGTATAATCTAATTAACGTGTAATGCTACAAAAATATAtggtaagaccaaaaaaataaatctaatgaAAGGGTCTAAACAATCTTTATAAGTAGATTTATAAAGGGTCTAAACAATCTTTATAAGACTGCTTcctttttaatagaatagatatacaACTGATTAAGATTGTTTGTCCTCCTATAACCCATATACTTGCTGTGATAATAACACAGATGGAATAGAACAATGACTTTGTTTCTTCAACCTGGTTGAGCTGATGCAGAATATTTACGTTTAATATCTTGTGGAAGAGGTCTTTCCTCCAAATTATGCATGAtatgtgagagacctagagggaGATCCGCTTACCAGAAATCTCAAGAGGTTTTATGGTAATCTCAAGAGGTTTTATGGTATAGCCCCTGCTTTGGTTGAGATTTGTATGCACAGTGGAGGTCGGGTTGCTCAATGCTACAAGACTATGATGAGGCATGACATCATTGTTCCTGACTCACAGGAAGCAAACTTCGTCGATTAGGTCTTTGGACATGTTCATAGTAGAACACCATTGCTAGGGTAAAGTTTAGGTCTTTGGACATGTTCTTAGTAGAACACCATTGCTAAAGAATCCTCGTAATATTGTTGATGATAGAATGAGAGCGATGATCTTTCTTCAGTCATTTAGCGTATCTGCCTGTGTTTaaaatgtttgtatttttaatagaacattccttaaatattacataagatAAATATAGTGATGATGTGAATGTTGATTCTTTGTGAAACACTAAATGGATTATATATCCACCACTCAACCCAGTTATACCGTGCAAAATCTTGGACAATCTTGTGCAAGTTTGTGTAAATTTCAGTTATCTAAATAACTCTAATGAGATTATGTGCTTTGATAATTTGCCAAATGAAAATAATGTTGGACACAACTCCTAAATCAGTAGGTGGATGGTCGTCTTCTTCAAGATATACACAAGTAAAGAAAAGAGTATAGACAAGCATTGCTCTTAAAATAGATTCTTAAGAAACAGAGTATTTTATAGTGTTCTGTGAAGCTGCATGTTGATTGAATTCTCTTTAGAAAAAGGTTGTTGTGTCGAGGAAATGATTTACTTGTTACACCTTACATCATGTACTTAGACATATCCACCGACATGTTACATACTGctttaaacaatatatacaaTACATCATACCCATCAAAATGCAGCCCACCATTTTAGTTATCGTCTGCACAAAATCTAACAATGATATTTACTGCCTAACTGTATTTGTCAGCTTTTGGTTGCATAGTATAGCCCTTAGTCTACATAGAAGTTTGCTTCCCTAAAATTAACtcttgtctattatcatctggCTTACCTGTGCTTCCACGAAATAAATCACCATTGAAATGTCCATCTCATTAATGGCAATAGAACTATCTATTTAGTTAATGTGTGTCCACGTGAACAAGATCAGCACCAACACTTGtgacgatatatatatatatatattttcttgtgatgatatttttgaaattctCAGATACACAAACCTAGGTTTTAACCAGTAACGACTCTCGAATATATATAGAGGAACAactgatcattttatttacaaaaatcaatcaacttttatttttgttaaacgtAACTCGTCAATATCAACATGTGTGTTActtttctaattaaaaaaaatttgttttggaAAGCTAGTTGTAATGATTTCATAATCCACTATTTTATCTGGTATATGAAACATATATATCAATGTGTTTAATTTCAGATATATAACCAggattatgaaaaaatatttgaaaaatcaaGTTCAtgataagtttcaaaaaaaaaatcaagttcaTGATAAAAAAAGTCTAGTTCATGATAAAAAGTCCAGTTCATGATTAACAAActaaatgttaataaaaaattGACATTTATTGTTTTTCTTGAGAAAAGGCtttctaaaaaaacatttattgttACTTTTGAAGacgatataaaagaaaaaacaattcaCGAACAAACTAAAAGTATTGAATTGTGGTTTTTTTTCTGTGGTTGGGTTATATAGGCATTGACAATGATATTGATCAGGTTACGTTTTTAACCTTTTATGTACAAATTCAAAAGTTTAGGGTTACACACATTTTTTGCTTAAATTTGGGTTACGCACATTTGAGATAGTTCTTTGTTAAGTTGTAACTGAATACATGacatacttttatattttatttgattctcacgttgttgtgtgtgtgtttttttaatgagaTTCAGTAGATAACAAAAAGTAAAGATGTGAAATAACATTGATTGGTAAGTTTCGTGATATAAATGTGTGAAATCGAGAAGTTGAAAGAAAGAGTGATGGTGTGAAAGTAAAAATGAGGAGAGTCCTTTtgggaagaaaaaaattaaatgcgTTTGATTGAAATCAATAGTTGCTATAGTACTAAGTAGTTAGTAGGAGGAAGCAAACAAGCATGGGTTCTGTTTTCACTTGTTCACTTACTTTTAAAGTCGCACTGCCAAACTCATTACAGTTTCCATGTTCTTTGTTTCAAAGGTTTGTCCGATACTCTCTTCTTCATAATGAAACACTACATATGTAACGTATATACAAAAGCTCTTTAAGTGATTAAAATTGTTTGGAACATGACCATATCCATTAGTAAATTAAGTTTTTCGTACTCATACTAAGATCAACTGATGACATCAAGTAATATGAACCTTGAGAGATACTAAGATCAACTGATGACATCAAGTAATATGAACTATAATATAAATTACACCATATTAATTAAGCTTGAAATCTACCTTTCGAATCTAGAGCCACTTGTAAGGGAGATAACATACATAAGAAGGCAAGTAAGAGTATCATGTTGTTTTTCTGGTGAGTCGTAGCAGAATGTTTGGGTTTTATTCataaagaaaaaatctatttaatatttattttactattaaattaCAACTGGTCAGCTTTACTGTTACCATAAATGAGTCCACAGGTTCACTTAATGAGGCTGAGGATGATGAATCTTCATATCAGAGACATAAATGAAtaacctctctttttttttttatcgtagcGACTAGCGAGAACGAGATAAAGACGGACATGCATGATTTCCACATAATTacctaattatttttaaacaatattatttAAGTTACATGCTTGATTTTATTTGTTCTTTTATGCATCATAGGCTTATagcttatatataaattttatccaCTCTAATTCTTTTTGCCCCTTTTATCAAACGTCGC
The Brassica napus cultivar Da-Ae chromosome A1, Da-Ae, whole genome shotgun sequence DNA segment above includes these coding regions:
- the LOC125576488 gene encoding uncharacterized protein At2g29880-like translates to MLKMTNKYFHCCIRMESGEASQPQKVKSGYFPWTSQESHLLKRLLVDGIRRGWRDSNGSLTKRTIETKVLPILNKQLRCNKTYKHYLNRMKSLKKEYHSYTDLLRFSSGFGWDPVTKQFTAPDEVWEEYLKAHPNNDNMKTKTFEAFEDLEVIFESATARGNNAFGLGGDATAEAFEVENDVQEREDVNHMENGTESNETTCRPSKEKLPSRKRAKPSGDGEPSESINLGEHSEKVLSEMIGVSTNIMNLMQQREERHQKEAEERESEKRKNNIWDAIKEIPGLERDICYDAVTKIHTLNMKDVFLSMSVEERLGWIRRNV